One genomic region from Cyanobium usitatum str. Tous encodes:
- a CDS encoding DUF3086 domain-containing protein, producing MSDDPSQASPTPASPEPPSAAPWQELALTELQQQRTALLEEIRQLEARRGQIQKEIEASFAGQADGVARRLKGFQDYLVGALQDLAVAAEQVELVPQQVLVQPSPLDQISSTPVASQPQAAVAAAGLFGPDEVLIRERLAGFGGQPDFYADPWQLRRSLDASGAALLDDWFLGQGGRGAQPSCGSRSRNALVAAAAIAILGELYGERFQTLVLASQPERLGEWRRGLQDCLGLSREDFGPSSGIVLFERADALVERADRLEERGELPFILVDAGEPVLEIPILQFPLWLVFAAGPGELMADETY from the coding sequence ATGTCTGACGACCCCAGCCAGGCTTCCCCCACCCCTGCCAGCCCCGAGCCCCCCTCAGCGGCCCCCTGGCAGGAGCTGGCCCTTACTGAGCTGCAGCAGCAGCGCACAGCCCTGCTCGAGGAGATCCGCCAGCTGGAAGCGCGCCGCGGCCAGATCCAAAAGGAGATCGAAGCGAGCTTTGCTGGCCAGGCCGATGGGGTGGCCAGACGGCTCAAGGGCTTCCAGGACTACCTGGTGGGAGCCCTGCAGGATCTCGCCGTGGCCGCCGAGCAGGTGGAGCTGGTGCCCCAGCAGGTGCTGGTGCAGCCCTCCCCCCTCGACCAGATCAGCAGCACCCCCGTAGCCAGCCAACCCCAAGCGGCTGTAGCGGCCGCGGGGCTGTTCGGCCCAGACGAAGTCCTAATTCGCGAGCGCCTGGCCGGCTTTGGCGGCCAGCCCGACTTCTACGCCGATCCCTGGCAGCTGCGCCGCAGCCTGGATGCCAGCGGGGCCGCCCTGCTCGATGACTGGTTCCTGGGCCAGGGCGGCCGGGGCGCCCAGCCCAGCTGCGGCAGCCGCAGCCGCAATGCCTTGGTGGCCGCCGCCGCCATCGCCATCCTGGGCGAGCTCTATGGCGAGCGCTTCCAAACCCTGGTGCTGGCCAGCCAACCGGAGCGCCTGGGGGAGTGGCGCCGCGGCCTGCAGGACTGCCTGGGCCTTTCCCGCGAGGATTTCGGCCCCAGCAGCGGCATCGTGCTGTTTGAGCGGGCCGATGCCCTGGTGGAGCGGGCCGACCGCCTCGAAGAGCGGGGCGAGCTGCCCTTCATCCTGGTGGATGCGGGCGAGCCGGTGCTTGAGATCCCGATCCTGCAGTTTCCGCTCTGGCTGGTCTTCGCGGCCGGCCCCGGCGAACTTATGGCCGACGAAACCTACTGA
- the plsY gene encoding glycerol-3-phosphate 1-O-acyltransferase PlsY, whose product MLIAGYLLGSIPSGYLAGRWLAGLDIRREGSGSTGATNVLRVVGKGPALAVFLVDVLKGAAAVLLAKALLQPPGAPLLGTGTSVTDTGVVAAGLAALAGHIWPIWLNWKGGKAVATGLGVLLGLVPAVGMACFGIFLTVLSSTRLVSLASVVAAISLPLLMVGAHGMRLAYLALAVLTTLVVVLRHRSNIQRLRAGTEPRLGHAKPES is encoded by the coding sequence ATGCTGATCGCCGGCTACCTGCTCGGCTCAATCCCCAGCGGTTACCTGGCGGGGCGCTGGCTGGCTGGCCTCGACATCCGCCGCGAGGGTTCCGGCTCCACCGGTGCCACCAACGTGCTGCGGGTGGTCGGCAAGGGGCCGGCCTTGGCGGTGTTCTTGGTGGATGTGCTCAAAGGAGCCGCCGCCGTGCTGCTGGCCAAGGCGCTGCTGCAGCCCCCTGGAGCACCGCTATTGGGCACCGGCACGAGTGTGACTGACACAGGTGTGGTCGCGGCGGGCTTAGCGGCCCTGGCCGGCCACATTTGGCCCATCTGGCTCAACTGGAAGGGGGGCAAGGCCGTGGCCACCGGGCTGGGGGTATTGCTAGGCCTGGTACCGGCGGTGGGCATGGCCTGTTTTGGCATCTTCCTCACCGTGTTGAGTTCCACCCGGCTGGTGTCTCTCGCCAGCGTGGTGGCGGCAATCAGCCTGCCACTTCTGATGGTGGGGGCCCATGGCATGCGGCTTGCTTATCTAGCCCTTGCCGTGCTCACTACCCTTGTGGTGGTATTGCGGCATCGCAGCAACATCCAACGCCTTCGCGCGGGCACCGAACCGCGCCTGGGCCATGCAAAGCCGGAATCCTGA
- a CDS encoding MBL fold metallo-hydrolase, producing the protein MTQPPETGRPPQLVRPGLWLFAPSRDSQGGSSWLLEASAYGGSGDLLVDCPGFTEANLAMLRQRTELVGPGRLVLTSREGHGRCRRWQEALGWSVLVQEQEAYLLPGVQGCSTFGEQLTLAPGLQLLWTPGPTPGSCVLLVRAGAVDGLFCGRLLLPTGPAVLAPLRTARTFHWPRQLASLERLRSWLPAGSPDWIASGGGLGALRGDKLVHGGAELLAGLVF; encoded by the coding sequence TTGACCCAACCCCCCGAAACCGGCCGGCCGCCCCAGCTGGTGCGCCCTGGTCTGTGGCTGTTCGCCCCCAGCCGCGATAGCCAGGGGGGAAGCAGCTGGCTGCTGGAGGCGTCTGCCTACGGGGGTAGCGGAGATCTGCTGGTGGATTGTCCGGGATTCACTGAGGCGAATCTGGCGATGTTGCGCCAGCGCACTGAGCTGGTGGGGCCAGGCCGGCTCGTGCTCACTAGCCGCGAGGGCCACGGCCGCTGCCGGCGCTGGCAGGAGGCCCTGGGCTGGTCTGTGCTGGTGCAGGAGCAGGAGGCCTACCTGCTGCCGGGTGTGCAGGGGTGCAGCACCTTTGGCGAGCAGCTGACCCTGGCTCCCGGGCTCCAGCTGCTCTGGACCCCAGGGCCCACGCCCGGCTCCTGCGTGCTGCTGGTGCGTGCTGGAGCAGTCGATGGCCTGTTTTGTGGGCGCTTGCTGTTACCAACCGGACCAGCTGTGCTGGCGCCCTTGCGCACGGCGCGCACCTTCCACTGGCCCCGCCAGCTGGCCAGTTTGGAGCGGCTGCGCAGTTGGTTGCCAGCGGGCTCTCCCGACTGGATCGCCAGTGGTGGCGGGCTTGGTGCCCTGCGGGGCGACAAGCTCGTCCATGGGGGTGCGGAGCTGCTGGCTGGGCTCGTCTTTTGA
- a CDS encoding HU family DNA-binding protein — translation MNKADLVNLVAARTELTKTDVSQVVDAAIETIIDSVVEGKKVSILGFGSFEPRERSARQGLNPKTGEKIKIPAKRVPAFTAGKMFKDRVQG, via the coding sequence ATGAACAAAGCTGATCTCGTCAACCTCGTTGCCGCCCGCACCGAGCTCACTAAGACCGACGTCTCCCAAGTCGTCGACGCCGCCATTGAAACCATCATCGACTCGGTCGTGGAAGGCAAGAAGGTGTCAATCCTGGGCTTCGGCTCCTTCGAGCCCCGTGAGCGCTCTGCCCGCCAGGGCCTGAACCCCAAGACCGGCGAGAAGATCAAGATCCCCGCCAAGCGGGTGCCTGCCTTCACCGCCGGCAAGATGTTCAAAGACCGCGTCCAGGGCTGA
- a CDS encoding MFS transporter, translating to MITAEEPSLGQAARRRLLWSYGLGDIGTGMAATQLGFYLFVFYTGVVGLPAWMAGLVLMVLKVWDGINDPLVGWLSDHTKHPWGPRLPWMAGSALPLGLALVAMWWVPPGGNWQKFAILVAIQLVAMGLYTCVNLPYSALASELTSSTQLRTQLNASRFTGSILAGLAGLVLGALLVGQGAEGYLRMGWVSGIVLTVFTLLCCWGLAPFARNCQRPTGHPEPIRRQLQRVAANPRFLKVLGLYLLLWCALQLMQPVSLIFLAVVMQLPESWSTWILIPFQLSALAGLQLWSRVAGSHGRVCALRWGTGLWIAGCLGASLLVPLDGSTAPLGSFSNGISLGLLVLTIMVTGLGASTAYLIPWALLPDAIDADPDKPAGLYTAWMVVTQKLGIGVAVFALGNGLSLSGYQAAQGLAQPTTALTTIRLCMGLIPAVLIAAGLLVMRRWPEKGLHRQP from the coding sequence ATGATTACAGCTGAAGAACCAAGCTTGGGGCAGGCAGCCCGGCGTCGCCTGCTGTGGAGCTATGGCCTCGGCGACATCGGCACCGGCATGGCTGCCACCCAGCTGGGCTTCTACCTATTTGTTTTTTACACTGGCGTGGTCGGGCTGCCGGCCTGGATGGCGGGCCTGGTGCTGATGGTGCTGAAGGTGTGGGATGGCATCAACGACCCCCTAGTGGGCTGGCTCAGCGACCACACCAAGCACCCCTGGGGCCCTCGGCTGCCCTGGATGGCTGGCAGCGCCCTTCCCCTAGGCCTGGCGCTGGTTGCGATGTGGTGGGTGCCGCCGGGGGGGAACTGGCAGAAGTTCGCGATTTTGGTGGCGATTCAGCTGGTGGCCATGGGGCTGTACACCTGCGTCAACCTGCCTTACTCAGCCCTGGCCTCCGAGCTCACCAGTTCCACCCAGCTGCGCACCCAGCTGAATGCCAGCCGCTTCACCGGATCGATCCTGGCTGGATTAGCCGGCTTGGTGCTGGGGGCCCTGCTGGTGGGCCAGGGCGCGGAGGGCTACCTACGTATGGGCTGGGTGTCCGGAATTGTCCTCACGGTGTTCACCCTGCTGTGCTGCTGGGGCTTAGCCCCCTTCGCGCGCAACTGCCAGCGCCCTACGGGCCACCCGGAACCGATCCGGCGCCAGCTGCAGCGCGTCGCCGCCAACCCTCGCTTTCTCAAGGTGCTGGGGCTTTACCTGCTGCTCTGGTGTGCCCTGCAGCTGATGCAGCCGGTGTCGCTGATTTTCCTGGCCGTGGTGATGCAGCTACCGGAGAGCTGGAGCACCTGGATCCTGATTCCCTTCCAGCTCAGTGCCCTGGCGGGGCTGCAACTGTGGAGCCGGGTGGCAGGGAGCCACGGCCGCGTCTGCGCCCTGCGCTGGGGCACGGGTCTGTGGATTGCCGGCTGCCTGGGAGCCAGCCTGCTGGTGCCCCTCGATGGCAGCACTGCCCCCCTGGGCAGCTTCAGCAATGGCATCTCCCTGGGCCTACTGGTGCTCACGATCATGGTTACGGGCCTGGGGGCCTCCACCGCCTACCTGATCCCCTGGGCCCTGTTGCCCGACGCAATCGATGCCGATCCCGACAAACCGGCCGGGCTCTACACCGCCTGGATGGTGGTGACTCAGAAACTGGGCATCGGTGTGGCCGTGTTTGCCCTTGGTAACGGCTTGAGCCTCAGCGGCTACCAGGCCGCCCAGGGACTGGCCCAGCCGACTACTGCCCTCACCACCATCCGCCTATGCATGGGCCTGATTCCGGCCGTGCTGATCGCCGCTGGCCTGCTGGTGATGCGACGCTGGCCGGAGAAAGGCCTGCACCGCCAGCCATGA
- a CDS encoding MlaE family ABC transporter permease, which yields MTTPRWLRRLGASLLVGGQAVSAIAKGRIGFNDLMQELMEAGPGSFLIVLITALAAGTVFNIQVAAELSKQGASATVGGLLALGLSREIAPLLTATLLTGKVATAYAAQIGTMKVTEQIDAITMLRTDPVEYLVVPRVVAMVIMAPVQCLLFFWVGIWSGQVSSTLLYNIPPAVFWSSVRTWMEPDDLPSMLLKALVFGLQIAVIACGWGLTTRGGPKEVGTSTTGAVVMILVTVALMDALLTSLLFT from the coding sequence CTGACAACACCGCGCTGGCTGCGGCGCCTGGGAGCCAGCCTGCTGGTTGGCGGCCAGGCGGTGAGCGCCATCGCCAAGGGGCGCATCGGCTTCAACGATCTGATGCAAGAGCTGATGGAAGCCGGCCCTGGCAGCTTCCTGATCGTGCTGATCACGGCCTTGGCTGCGGGCACCGTGTTCAACATCCAGGTGGCTGCGGAACTCTCCAAACAGGGCGCCAGCGCCACGGTGGGCGGTCTATTGGCCCTGGGGCTGTCACGGGAGATCGCGCCCCTGCTCACCGCCACCCTGCTCACCGGCAAGGTGGCCACGGCCTATGCGGCCCAGATCGGCACCATGAAGGTGACCGAGCAGATCGATGCGATCACGATGCTGCGCACCGACCCCGTGGAGTACCTGGTGGTGCCCCGGGTAGTAGCGATGGTGATCATGGCGCCGGTGCAATGCCTGCTGTTCTTCTGGGTGGGGATCTGGTCGGGCCAGGTGAGCAGCACGCTGCTTTACAACATCCCCCCGGCGGTGTTCTGGAGCTCGGTGCGCACCTGGATGGAGCCCGATGACCTGCCCTCGATGCTGCTCAAAGCCCTGGTATTTGGGCTGCAGATCGCTGTAATCGCCTGTGGCTGGGGACTCACCACCCGGGGTGGTCCCAAGGAGGTGGGCACCAGCACCACCGGCGCCGTGGTCATGATTCTGGTCACAGTCGCCCTGATGGACGCCCTGCTCACCTCGCTGCTGTTCACCTGA
- a CDS encoding DUF3119 family protein, with the protein MTSPAPGTSGVVLDPAYGVALGVIGLGVAALALTPLWAGAIWLSLVIAVFGLFLLLQTRLLRLEFGGDALLVWRQQSLLRRFPYQEWLSWTIFWPGLPVLFYFREQGSIHFLPVLFDATSLRQQLEQHLSQLPPAAPPDSPSDV; encoded by the coding sequence ATGACCTCCCCTGCCCCCGGCACTAGCGGCGTAGTCCTCGACCCCGCCTACGGCGTAGCCCTTGGGGTGATCGGCCTGGGAGTAGCAGCCCTGGCCCTAACCCCGCTTTGGGCTGGGGCCATCTGGCTCAGCCTGGTCATAGCGGTGTTCGGTTTGTTTCTGCTGCTGCAAACCCGCCTGCTGCGGCTGGAATTTGGCGGTGATGCCCTGCTGGTGTGGCGTCAGCAGAGCCTGCTGCGCCGCTTCCCCTACCAGGAATGGCTGAGCTGGACAATCTTTTGGCCGGGGCTGCCGGTGCTGTTTTATTTCCGTGAACAGGGCAGCATCCACTTCCTGCCCGTGCTCTTTGATGCAACCAGCCTGCGCCAGCAGCTGGAGCAGCACCTGAGCCAGCTCCCCCCCGCCGCACCTCCCGATTCCCCAAGCGATGTCTGA
- the gluQRS gene encoding tRNA glutamyl-Q(34) synthetase GluQRS: MPLPSPLQALVEAGLAQRQRGYRGRFAPSPTGALHRGNLRTALLSWLHARLRGGAWLLRLDDLDTPRNRAGAETSILADLAWLGLDWDGPVLRQSERRGLYATALSALRRQGLLYPCHCSRRLLAHISAPHGAAAVYPGTCRAASGGWGPVQGRLPSWRLRLEPGSLHWLESYGAPGELDGPAAVGDVVLRRADGYLAYHLATAVDELVLGISDVVRGDDLWSATGAQVAVMAALGAAPPRYGHVPLWCDGGGRRLSKREGAEGLASYQQRGMDAAAVVGQLAASAALLPAGSCLSAAELLQQLSSERLDQLLRGAQA; encoded by the coding sequence GTGCCGTTGCCATCCCCCCTGCAGGCCCTGGTTGAGGCAGGCCTGGCCCAGCGCCAGCGGGGGTATCGCGGCCGTTTCGCCCCATCCCCCACCGGCGCTCTGCACCGCGGCAACCTGCGCACGGCCCTGCTGAGTTGGCTGCACGCCCGGCTGCGGGGGGGCGCCTGGTTGCTACGCCTCGACGACCTCGACACGCCCCGCAATCGGGCCGGTGCTGAGACATCGATCCTGGCCGATCTGGCCTGGCTTGGCCTTGATTGGGACGGTCCGGTGCTGCGCCAGAGCGAGCGGCGCGGGCTCTATGCCACGGCCCTGTCAGCCCTGCGGCGCCAGGGCTTGCTCTATCCCTGCCACTGCAGTCGCCGCCTGCTGGCCCATATCTCTGCGCCCCACGGCGCTGCTGCCGTGTATCCGGGCACCTGCCGGGCTGCCAGTGGCGGCTGGGGGCCGGTGCAGGGGCGGCTGCCCAGCTGGCGCTTGCGGCTGGAGCCCGGGAGCCTGCATTGGCTGGAGAGCTATGGCGCTCCTGGGGAGCTCGATGGGCCAGCGGCTGTTGGTGATGTGGTGTTGCGCCGGGCTGATGGTTACCTCGCTTATCACCTGGCCACGGCGGTGGATGAGCTGGTTTTGGGAATCAGCGATGTGGTGCGCGGTGACGACCTCTGGAGTGCCACTGGTGCCCAGGTGGCCGTGATGGCTGCCCTGGGCGCGGCCCCGCCCCGCTACGGCCATGTGCCGCTTTGGTGCGATGGCGGCGGGCGGCGGCTCAGCAAGCGAGAGGGCGCCGAGGGGCTCGCGAGTTACCAGCAGCGCGGCATGGACGCAGCGGCAGTGGTGGGCCAGCTGGCAGCCAGTGCGGCTTTGCTGCCAGCGGGCAGCTGCCTTTCAGCCGCTGAATTACTGCAGCAACTCAGCTCAGAGCGGCTGGACCAGCTCCTCCGCGGCGCCCAGGCTTAA
- a CDS encoding glycogen debranching protein: MHIGQPWPLGASLTSRGVNFSVVAPLATRIELLLFADGEASEPTRVVELDQRHRSADHWHVEVEGLGLGSCYGYRAFGPLQPGGHGFNPSKVLLDPCARAIAGWHGYRRGGAVGAAPNTGHCLKGVVTERDRFDFSHAPRPRHSWQKSVIYEMHVGGFTQGPGCPVPAQLQGSLLGLIPTIPYLKDLGITTIELLPVMAFDPNDAPAGRHNYWGYSPLSWMAPHPDYLVGDDPLSGRDQVRQLVTACHRAGIEVLLDVVYNHTTEGNQDGPTLSWRGFCDRLYYQQSAKGDYQDVSGCGNTIAANRPLVRRLILESLRCWATELGIDGFRFDLGIALSRGDNLAPLDSPPLFEDMEADPDLGDLKLISEPWDCGGLYRLADFPARRVATWNGRFRDDLRRFWKGDEKTCWTMAQRLSGSPDLFTNTPVHPGQCITFLTAHDGFTLADLVSFNGKHNLANGEDNRDGDNHNNTWNHGVEGPSSDSAITALRERQLRNLLTSLLLAPGVPMLLMGDEVRRSQGGNNNTWCQNNPLGWMHWQPDTGDLALRLFLQRLLQLRAHLAGLFNPELPLDDKPQRRSGDRGHLWRQWHGVELANPDWASWSHTLAWSLNDSHQGPLVWCGMNAYSKAMHFELPSCRQGWLRVIDTALPPGEDLPSQPEAWLPAGAPLQSRSLMLLVAAPLLEGRKL; this comes from the coding sequence ATTCACATCGGCCAGCCCTGGCCGCTGGGGGCAAGCCTCACCAGCCGGGGTGTCAATTTTTCAGTGGTAGCCCCTCTGGCCACCCGCATTGAGCTGCTGCTGTTCGCCGACGGCGAGGCGAGCGAACCAACGCGGGTGGTGGAACTGGACCAGCGGCACCGCTCGGCTGATCACTGGCATGTGGAGGTGGAGGGTCTGGGCTTGGGCAGCTGTTACGGCTACCGGGCATTTGGGCCACTGCAGCCGGGCGGCCATGGCTTCAACCCGTCCAAGGTGCTGCTCGACCCCTGTGCCCGAGCGATAGCCGGCTGGCACGGCTATCGGCGTGGCGGCGCCGTTGGGGCGGCACCCAACACCGGCCACTGCCTCAAGGGAGTAGTAACCGAGCGCGACCGCTTTGATTTCAGCCACGCCCCCCGGCCGCGCCACAGCTGGCAGAAGAGCGTCATCTACGAGATGCACGTCGGTGGCTTCACCCAGGGACCGGGTTGTCCCGTGCCGGCCCAGCTGCAGGGCAGCTTGCTGGGCCTGATCCCCACCATTCCCTACCTGAAGGATCTGGGCATCACCACCATCGAGCTGCTGCCGGTGATGGCCTTCGATCCCAACGACGCCCCGGCCGGACGCCACAACTATTGGGGCTACAGCCCCTTGAGCTGGATGGCGCCCCATCCCGACTATCTGGTGGGCGATGACCCGCTCAGCGGCCGCGACCAGGTGCGGCAACTGGTGACCGCCTGCCACCGGGCCGGCATCGAAGTACTACTGGATGTGGTCTACAACCACACCACCGAGGGCAATCAGGATGGGCCCACCCTCAGCTGGCGCGGCTTCTGCGACCGCCTCTACTACCAGCAGAGCGCCAAAGGCGATTACCAAGATGTGAGCGGCTGCGGCAACACCATTGCGGCCAACCGGCCGCTGGTGCGGCGGCTGATTCTGGAATCACTGCGCTGCTGGGCCACGGAGCTGGGCATTGATGGCTTCCGCTTCGACCTGGGCATCGCCCTCAGCCGCGGCGACAACCTGGCCCCCCTGGACTCGCCGCCCTTATTCGAGGACATGGAGGCCGATCCAGACCTAGGCGACCTGAAACTGATCAGCGAACCCTGGGACTGCGGCGGCCTTTATCGCCTCGCCGACTTCCCCGCCCGCCGGGTGGCCACCTGGAACGGTCGCTTCCGCGACGACCTGCGTCGCTTTTGGAAGGGTGATGAAAAAACCTGCTGGACCATGGCCCAGCGCCTCAGTGGCAGCCCAGACCTTTTCACCAACACGCCGGTGCATCCAGGTCAGTGCATCACCTTCCTGACCGCCCACGACGGCTTCACCCTGGCCGATCTGGTGAGCTTCAACGGCAAGCACAACCTGGCCAACGGCGAGGACAACCGCGACGGCGACAACCACAACAACACCTGGAACCACGGTGTGGAGGGCCCCAGCTCCGATTCCGCCATCACGGCCCTGCGCGAGCGCCAGCTGCGCAACCTGCTCACAAGCCTGCTGCTCGCACCGGGAGTACCGATGCTGTTGATGGGTGATGAGGTGCGCCGCAGCCAGGGCGGCAACAACAACACCTGGTGCCAGAACAACCCCCTCGGCTGGATGCACTGGCAACCAGATACTGGCGACCTGGCCCTGCGCCTGTTTCTGCAACGCCTGCTGCAATTGCGGGCCCATCTAGCCGGGCTGTTCAACCCCGAGCTGCCCCTTGATGACAAACCCCAGCGGCGCAGCGGCGATCGGGGCCACCTCTGGCGCCAGTGGCACGGGGTCGAATTAGCCAACCCGGACTGGGCGAGCTGGTCCCACACCCTGGCCTGGAGCCTCAATGACAGTCACCAGGGCCCCTTGGTTTGGTGCGGCATGAACGCCTACAGCAAGGCCATGCACTTTGAGCTGCCCAGCTGCCGCCAGGGCTGGCTGAGGGTGATTGATACGGCCCTACCCCCCGGCGAAGACCTGCCTTCCCAGCCTGAGGCGTGGCTACCCGCCGGCGCACCCCTGCAAAGCCGCAGCCTGATGCTGCTGGTGGCGGCCCCGCTGCTGGAAGGCCGGAAGCTTTAA